AAGAAGAACCGTGATAATAACATTACTCAGTAGCTAGTTCTTCAGTGTACTTAACTTTCAGGGGACAGGATTTTAATATCGATACAAACACTTAAGAGATCCGAATGCGTATTTCGTTATTGAAGTTTTTGAGTCATTTGCGTTGAGGCGCATTAAGCAATGCTGATGGGGAAGTTGACGATTTCACCATTCGAACATTGCCAAAAGCAACGAAGTTGAGGaattatgttttttttgacaaagATCCTTCCTCTTCGGGGTCGCATTTTTCCAATGTTTGGCTGTTTACTACTAATTGTATCATTAATCACAGGATGCATCGCCTCTCCAGCAGCTGAAGTTGCTGAAACAGTGTTTGACAGCAAACCTGTCGATTTTATGACATTCAAAGATTCAACGGTAAGTCAATgttgatatttttactaataatCTCGTACAGAATActctttttctaaatgCTGAATTTGGTGACGTCTATTTGTCCCAAGATAATGGGCAAAGTTGGCGAAATGGAGTAATTTCGGGTCAAGTTTGTCccattaaaaaacttattaaacattcttttgaaaattccAGAGTCTTTGCTTTGACTGAGTGCGATACTGTATATTATTCTTATGACAATGGAGAAAACTGGGATTATTTCACCATTGACCACCCTATCTCAATAACTCAGCTTCCATTTCACTTTCATGCTAAGAATCCAGATTatgttatttttaataatcaaTATTGCTCAAGCTCGGGTACTTGGGTTGGAAAGATATGTAAGCCTGATTTGTATTATACGAAGGACGGATTTCAGTCGGATCCTGAACCAATGCCAGTTGGTTCTTCTTATTGTATATTTGCTGATTCTTCCGAAAAAATGGTTGTCTCTTCTGAAGAACAAATCATATGCATATCTTTGAACCCAAATAGCGCTGCAAGACCTCCATTTAGCCATCATATCGTATATTCAGATGACTGGTTTCAATCCATTGTCCCTGTGCAACTCCATAACTTCCTTGGATCCGATGGTGCCTATGGAATACTATCAACTGGCTCGTTTCTTGTTGCTGCCTTAATCGATGCTGCTACTAGAAAACTATTTGTGTACGTTTCACAGGATGGTTACTACTGGGAGGAGGCATTGAAGTTTCATAAAGGTTTTGAGTTTGATGCATTTACCATTCTACCCTCTACtgaatattcattttttatcgACAGTTTGGATTCACACCCTAATAATCCTACCGGTATCTTATATTCATTGGATTCTGAATCTAATACATTCGTAATCCGTCAAATGAATACAAATAGATATGTTGATGGATACACCGATTTTATGTTGATTGACTACTTAGATGGCCTTCAATTTGTTAATGTTGTTGAAAATGTTGATGAAATAGAAGTTGATCCCCAAGTGGACAAAGTCCTAAGTTCTCGAATTACTTTTGATGGAGGGAAAACCTGGTCTACTGTAGCATCCCCAGAAAGCTCATGTAATTCTATGAAACAATGTTCTCTACATTTGTTCTTGGATCCCCACGTTTCACATGCCTCAATTGCTTCTTCAAAGTTTGCTCCGGGGATATTATTAGCATCCGGTTCAGTGGGGGATAGACTCTTATCTGAGAATCAAATGGATTTGTTTGTTTCAGAAGATGGTGGTAGAAATTGGACTTTATCTCGTGATGGTATGCACCTTTTTGCAATGTCCGGATTTGGCAGTATCTTCTTCGCATCCGAATATTTGGATGTAATAAATGAAGTTTATTATTCCCTTGATCATGGACAAAGCTGGGTAACTGTTACACTGGATAAGACCATCGTGCCTATTAAGCTCTTCGCCTCTGAAGATCCCTATGCcgaaattttttaccttttggCTATGACGGACGATGGCGAGCAATCGAATTAttcacttttttcttttaatttcgGAAAGTTTCTACCGAAAGAATGTCAATTTAGTAACAGtgaatcaaataaaaacgaCTTTGAAAAATGGTATACTCGTTATGCCAACGGAAGCCCTATTTGTTCTGAGAtgggaaaaaaagaatttttttggaggAAAAAGGCCACCTCTGTTTGCTCTGTTCCAAAATCTATTACCGATCTTCATGGCTCTTTTGACGCTTGTGAGTGTACTGACGAAGATTATGAGTGTAATACACAGTTTATTTCAAATGATCAAGGTGAGTGCAAGCTACTCGATTTTATAGGAAGTCTATTGTGTGCAAGTGAAGATCTGGatacatttcaaaaaattccgTACCGTCTTGTTCCTGGTAATAAATGTACTCCAAACAAGAGAGATTCTCATAGAGAGCCTCAAACATTTAACTGTGATTCATTTAATGAACCTGGCACTGAAATAacatcttttctttatgatttcgatgaaaaaattgttgatgTAGTTTATCTCGAAGGTACGGTTCCTGAGGAAAACACATTTCTAATTGGTATATCTGTCAACTCTCATGTCTATTTCAGCGAAGATGAGGGTAAGACTTGGGACAAGTTTTCGAAGGAAGAATTTTCTAGCGTGCTTCCTCATGCTTACAATAAAAACTCGGTCTATATGGTTACGTCCAAAAATATTGTATATTTCACAACCAATCGAggtaaaaacttttataaatttaaagcTCCTTCACCTCCTAATCAAAATGGtaaatcattattttcCTTCCACCCATCACGGCCTGCTTGGTTACTTTATGCTGGATCAGAAAATTGCGAAAAAAATCCCTTTGCTGACGACTGTAGAGACGTCGTATTCGTTTCGTTAGATTTTGGTGATACATGGTCGAGATTGCCATCAAACCTTGAGTACTGTTCTTGGGCCAAGGCAGAGAAATTAGTCGTCGATGAtactttgattttttgcattagACAAAACACAAATGATCCATTTAAAAAGGAGcttatttcttcaattgaCTTTTTTGAGTATGAACAGGACGAAATTCTGAACGATGTCGTTGGATTTATGATTGAAGATGAATACGTGATTGTAGCAGTTCAAGACGAAGAGGGAACTTCTCTTTCACTAGATGTTTCGATCAATGGATTAAATTTTGCTTCCTGTAGTTTCCCTGCTTATTTAAATGTACATCCAAAGCAGGCTTATACTATATTGGATTCGCAAACacattctttatttattcacGTAACAACTAACACGCACTTAGGATCTGAATGGGGCGACATTTTGAAATCAAACTCAAACGGCACTTATTTCATGACCTCATTGGCGAACGTGAATCGGGATTCTGTTGGATATGTTGATTTTGAACGTTTAGAAGGGATACAAGGTATAGCTTTGGCAAACATAGTCAGTAATACCAAAGAATTGACTGATGGCGGAACGAAGAAACTTCAAACATTGATAACTTTCAACGATGGGTTAGATTGGAGTTATTTGAACCTTGTTGGTGGGGAAAAAATTGTTCCTAAATGCGGCAAAAATTGCTATTTACATTTGCATGGCTATACAGAAAGAAACCAGTTCTCTGATCCCACTTCGACCAATGCTGCTGTTGGTTTAATCATTGGCGTCGGAAGCTTTTCTCCATTTCTCATCCCTTATGAAGAATCGCaaacatttatttctaGAGACGCAGGTGTTACCTGGTATCGGATTTTTGACTCACCCCATCTATGGGCCTTTTTAGACAGCGGTTCCATTATTATTGCAGTTGAAAGCATATCCCCAACGAATGTGATTAAATATTCTGCAGATGAGGGGCGTACTTGGCAAGAATATCAATTCTCTGAAAAGAGCAAGGTAGTCGTTGATGTCAGTACGAAGCCCTCTGGTGTCGGACATCAGGTACTGCTACTGACGACTGATGATGAAAATGCACCTATTTCTTCTGTTctaattgattttgatgCTTTATATCGCCGTACCTGTGTTTTCGATGAGGAAAATTCTGAAGAAAGCGATTTTGTTAGATGGGTTCCGACGGATATAAGTGGTAAGCCACTCTGTTTACGCGGACgtatttcatctttttacAGAAAGAGCatacataaaaaatgcagGGTTGGATCTAGTTTATTGGTTAAAGAAGAAGTACTTTCTAAATGTGAGTGTACTCGTGCAGACTTTGAGTGTGATTATAATTATCGACGTCTCAAAGATGGCACTTGCGTACTTGTTAGCGGTTTACAGCCACCCGATACTCGTGAAGAACAATGTTCAGTAGATGATGCTTTTGAATGGAGACAGCCAACTGGTTATAAACGCACTCCTTTAACAGAATGTGAAGGTGGGGTACCTTTGGACGCTGGAACGCTTCATCCATGTCCCGGCAAAGAAGATGATTATTACAAAGCTCATCCAAAACCTGGAGGATGGAGTATCTTTTTGACTATTATATTCTCTATCCTGCTGGCTGCAGTGGCTGGTTGcattctttattattattctCGTCGTTTCCTTAAAGGTGCTATAAGACTTGGTTCTGATTCAGCGACTGAAAATCCTTTGGAATCAGGCATATCGTACACAAGAGGAGctttttcatcaattcCAATATTCTTTTCCGCTCTTTACCAAAGCGTTCGGTCACTGTTTATAAGATCTACACCGACGAATggtgaatttgaaaatgcggcattccttcaaaattatGAGATAGATGATGATGACGAAGAGTCAGTTTGATTTAACTTAACCTGGGCATGTTTGTCAATCATTCCACTCATCATGTAAAGCAGCTATGCCACGTTCTTATATTAATGATCAGTTGATATATATGGTAGTTTAatgtataaatatatatatttacatACATACACTCATGCACATACGTGTAGTATAATGaacgaaattttctttcatgCCAACGTTGCAACCTGTCATTTATTACATAAGATATCAAACAAAGCTTTCTAATACGTTTCTAGTTCGAACAGCTAAAGTGACCAGgcaacaaaattttgaagttttttaattcatttgcGGGATAAACCTATGAAATCTCATAAAGAATGGCGTaataaaggaaattatCTAAGAGCTCATGTTCATATAATCAGCAGTACTGCTAAACTTTTGGTTACCTTTTACAACCTTTTGAACGGCGTCAAGGAAATCCTTTTCGGTAGCAACTCTTCTTCTAGCACGAATCGCAAACATTCCAGCCTCAGTGCATACAGAACGAAGCTCTGCACCAGTTTGTGAAGGGCATAACCGTGCAATTAATTCCCAACGAATATCCTTGTCAATCGCCATACTTTTAGCGTGGATGCGTAAAATATGAGCACGACCTTCTAAATCAGGTAAACCAAACTCAACTTTACGATCTATACGACCGGGACGCATCAAAGCTTCATCCAAGGTATTTGGTCTGTTGGTCGCAAACAGAACTTTAATGTTACCACGAGGGTCGAATCCATCCAACTGGGTAATTAATTCAAGCATTGTTCTTTGAACTTCATTATCACCACCTGCTCCATCATCAAAGCGAGCCCCGCCAATAGCGTCAATTTCgtcaaaaaagataatacATGCTTTTTTAGTTCGTGC
This region of Schizosaccharomyces pombe strain 972h- genome assembly, chromosome: II genomic DNA includes:
- the vps10 gene encoding vacuolar protein sorting receptor vps10, whose translation is MFFLTKILPLRGRIFPMFGCLLLIVSLITGCIASPAAEVAETVFDSKPVDFMTFKDSTNTLFLNAEFGDVYLSQDNGQSWRNGVISGQVCPIKKLIKHSFENSRVFALTECDTVYYSYDNGENWDYFTIDHPISITQLPFHFHAKNPDYVIFNNQYCSSSGTWVGKICKPDLYYTKDGFQSDPEPMPVGSSYCIFADSSEKMVVSSEEQIICISLNPNSAARPPFSHHIVYSDDWFQSIVPVQLHNFLGSDGAYGILSTGSFLVAALIDAATRKLFVYVSQDGYYWEEALKFHKGFEFDAFTILPSTEYSFFIDSLDSHPNNPTGILYSLDSESNTFVIRQMNTNRYVDGYTDFMLIDYLDGLQFVNVVENVDEIEVDPQVDKVLSSRITFDGGKTWSTVASPESSCNSMKQCSLHLFLDPHVSHASIASSKFAPGILLASGSVGDRLLSENQMDLFVSEDGGRNWTLSRDGMHLFAMSGFGSIFFASEYLDVINEVYYSLDHGQSWVTVTLDKTIVPIKLFASEDPYAEIFYLLAMTDDGEQSNYSLFSFNFGKFLPKECQFSNSESNKNDFEKWYTRYANGSPICSEMGKKEFFWRKKATSVCSVPKSITDLHGSFDACECTDEDYECNTQFISNDQGECKLLDFIGSLLCASEDLDTFQKIPYRLVPGNKCTPNKRDSHREPQTFNCDSFNEPGTEITSFLYDFDEKIVDVVYLEGTVPEENTFLIGISVNSHVYFSEDEGKTWDKFSKEEFSSVLPHAYNKNSVYMVTSKNIVYFTTNRGKNFYKFKAPSPPNQNGKSLFSFHPSRPAWLLYAGSENCEKNPFADDCRDVVFVSLDFGDTWSRLPSNLEYCSWAKAEKLVVDDTLIFCIRQNTNDPFKKELISSIDFFEYEQDEILNDVVGFMIEDEYVIVAVQDEEGTSLSLDVSINGLNFASCSFPAYLNVHPKQAYTILDSQTHSLFIHVTTNTHLGSEWGDILKSNSNGTYFMTSLANVNRDSVGYVDFERLEGIQGIALANIVSNTKELTDGGTKKLQTLITFNDGLDWSYLNLVGGEKIVPKCGKNCYLHLHGYTERNQFSDPTSTNAAVGLIIGVGSFSPFLIPYEESQTFISRDAGVTWYRIFDSPHLWAFLDSGSIIIAVESISPTNVIKYSADEGRTWQEYQFSEKSKVVVDVSTKPSGVGHQVLLLTTDDENAPISSVLIDFDALYRRTCVFDEENSEESDFVRWVPTDISGKPLCLRGRISSFYRKSIHKKCRVGSSLLVKEEVLSKCECTRADFECDYNYRRLKDGTCVLVSGLQPPDTREEQCSVDDAFEWRQPTGYKRTPLTECEGGVPLDAGTLHPCPGKEDDYYKAHPKPGGWSIFLTIIFSILLAAVAGCILYYYSRRFLKGAIRLGSDSATENPLESGISYTRGAFSSIPIFFSALYQSVRSLFIRSTPTNGEFENAAFLQNYEIDDDDEESV